Proteins from a single region of Acidovorax sp. NCPPB 3576:
- a CDS encoding class II glutamine amidotransferase, protein MCQLLGMNANTPTDVTFSFTGFAQRAGNTADHSDGWGIAFFEDKGLRHFVDHQRAVDSPVAELIRRYPIQSRNVIAHIRKATQGSVSLQNCHPFVREMWGRYWVFAHNGDLKDFRPRLHSHFHPVGTTDSEHAFCWIMQELAKSHAGVPSIPELTITLRELAARIAPHGTFNFLLSNGQALWAHASTQLYYIERRHPFSQARLCDEDLRIDFSAHTTPQDRVAVVVTAPLTSDEQWTAFQSGELRVFVDGACVTP, encoded by the coding sequence ATGTGCCAGTTGCTCGGAATGAATGCCAACACGCCGACCGATGTGACGTTCAGCTTCACGGGGTTCGCGCAACGCGCCGGCAACACGGCGGACCACTCCGACGGCTGGGGCATCGCATTCTTCGAAGACAAGGGCCTGCGCCATTTCGTGGACCACCAGCGCGCAGTGGACTCGCCCGTGGCCGAGCTGATCCGCCGCTACCCCATCCAGAGCCGCAACGTCATCGCCCACATCCGCAAGGCCACGCAGGGCAGCGTCTCGCTGCAGAACTGCCACCCGTTCGTGCGCGAGATGTGGGGCCGGTACTGGGTGTTCGCGCACAACGGCGACCTCAAGGACTTCCGCCCGCGGCTGCATTCGCACTTCCACCCCGTGGGCACGACCGACAGCGAACACGCCTTCTGCTGGATCATGCAGGAGCTGGCCAAGTCCCATGCGGGCGTGCCGAGCATTCCGGAGCTGACCATCACCCTGCGCGAACTGGCCGCGCGCATCGCCCCGCACGGCACCTTCAACTTCCTGCTGTCGAACGGCCAGGCGCTGTGGGCGCATGCCTCCACCCAGCTTTACTACATCGAGCGGCGCCACCCTTTTTCGCAGGCGCGGCTGTGCGATGAGGATTTGCGCATCGATTTTTCCGCCCACACCACGCCGCAGGACCGGGTGGCGGTCGTCGTGACGGCGCCCTTGACCAGCGACGAACAGTGGACCGCCTTCCAAAGCGGCGAGTTGCGGGTGTTCGTGGACGGTGCCTGCGTTACGCCGTAG